The following nucleotide sequence is from Halobacillus mangrovi.
TGTAGAGGTTGAAGTGAACCAGTTTGATGCATCAGTTCCACTTACAGTTGTATCCGTGCGCTCCATCGAAGCTTTCGTATCATTATCTCCAGCGTACCAATTATCTACAGTATCAATAACGGCTTGTCCGTCATCACGAAGCTCCAGCGTTTCACCAGAATTACTTAGTGAGCCCGAATAAATTAAGTCAGCCGTTATATCTGAAACTGTTGAATCATCTGTTCTTTCTAATAAAAAATAGCCCCCCGCAGGTATCGTTCCCGAAAGCTCAATAGCTGGAGACCCATCCACAGCATTTATTGTCCAACCATCTAAAGATATACTGGAGAATGTATTGTTATATAGCTCAATCCATTCGTCATTGTAGCTTACATTTGTGCCCATCCAAGCTACCTCACTGACTACCACATCTTGTGTACCCGCCGCTTGTGTTTTTGGTCCGTGTGGAACCAAATTGACTACAAGCGCGAAGATTAGAACAATCGCAAAACTCTTTCGAACTCTCCCCATGTTACTTCTCCTCCTTTGAATTCGTTCACAGGTATCAAATTAACACATGACAAGATTCGTTTTTTTGAATTTACCGAGAATTAATGAAAAAGAGGAAGGAAGAGGCAGTCCTTACTAAACAAAGAAGGAAATAAGATCTATACATTTCCAGCTTATGGAGAAATTATGTGAAAAAAGAATGAATCAATACTTTTCCTGACTTAACTTCCGTATTTTCTTTTTCCTCATCCAACGTTTAGTAAGGGTGTTATATGTAGTTTTGCTACTTGTGAAGTATGCTTCACTATTCTTCACGCTTTCCCTTGTGCCTTCTAAATCACTAGAACATGATTGCTTCATGAAAGAAAGCTTCTCACTCACATACAATGTAATATCAAAGACTTATGGAGGTGCACATCATGCTCCACACCGTCAAAAAAAGCGAAACGCTGACTCAAATTTCCCGAGATTACCGTACACCTCTTCAGGCCATCATCCAGGCAAATCCAACAATAAATCCGAATTTAATCTATCCAGGCCAACAGATTAGAATTCCTGGTTTTCCTGACCCGAGTGAAATACCATATAAAATCGATATTTCACTAAACCAGCGCAAGCTCAGGCTCTACAAAAATGGGGCTTTGCAAAAAGAGTACCCGATTGCAGTAGGGAAAATGCTCAGTGGTACTCCTGTCGGCAAGTACATTATCGTTAACAAAGCACCTAACCCAGGCGGACCGTTCGGCACAATGTGGATGAGTCTATCCAAACAGCATTATGGCATCCATGGAACAAACAATCCCAGTTCAATTGGCAAG
It contains:
- a CDS encoding L,D-transpeptidase family protein, which gives rise to MLHTVKKSETLTQISRDYRTPLQAIIQANPTINPNLIYPGQQIRIPGFPDPSEIPYKIDISLNQRKLRLYKNGALQKEYPIAVGKMLSGTPVGKYIIVNKAPNPGGPFGTMWMSLSKQHYGIHGTNNPSSIGKAVSKGCVRMYNRDVEELARTIPLGTPVSIHP